The proteins below are encoded in one region of Juglans microcarpa x Juglans regia isolate MS1-56 chromosome 4D, Jm3101_v1.0, whole genome shotgun sequence:
- the LOC121260467 gene encoding transcription factor MYB1-like — translation MGRAPCCEKVGLKKGRWTSEEDEILINYIQANGEGSWRSLPKNAGLLRCGKSCRLRWINYLRADLKRGNISAEEEQIIIKLHTSMGNRWSLIASQMPGRTDNEIKNYWNSHLSRKIHTFRRVSRTETLPTIMDLAKVDLPVKRRGGRTSRWAMMKKDKKYIHKHVGIPTTKPKDSTVNTTVSSIPSPPTTALVKETTLQSTAVIDDCMVSDHPDQVNYKERDSSLVLCPEEEKKYENQVVLFPSGHEKETETLGPYDHEFGDIDGVWLGFDYNMSNGLMDSNGILTLNDKGNPDHHDVIGTIHHDVEKKDSTGFVCANKMAMMAASEDLESVNYSSNGESGEWYSCSSMASGFDDGVDNWEWEGVVQGNGISDQNESMLSWLWESDNLEGDSSNLEGIDPDKQDAMVAWLLS, via the exons ATGGGAAGGGCTCCTTGCTGTGAGAAAGTCGGCTTGAAGAAGGGGAGATGGACTTCGGAGGAGGATGAAATCTTGATCAACTATATTCAGGCCAACGGGGAAGGGTCATGGAGGTCATTGCCAAAGAATGCCG GGTTACTGAGATGTGGAAAGAGCTGCAGACTGAGATGGATTAACTACTTGAGAGCCGACCTGAAGAGGGGAAACATTTCTGCTGAAGAGGAGCAAATTATCATAAAGTTGCATACTTCAATGGGAAATAG GTGGTCTCTAATAGCAAGCCAAATGCCTGGAAGAACGGACaacgaaataaaaaattactggAACTCTCACTTGAGCAGAAAGATTCATACGTTCAGGAGGGTTTCCCGTACCGAAACCCTACCGACGATCATGGACTTAGCCAAGGTGGACTTACCTGTTAAGCGAAGAGGCGGGAGAACCAGTCGATGGGCCATGATGAAGAAAGACAAGAAATACATCCATAAACATGTTGGGATTCCGACGACAAAACCTAAAGATAGCACTGTGAATACAACAGTATCATCAATCCCATCGCCCCCAACAACAGCGTTGGTGAAAGAGACCACCTTGCAGTCCACCGCCGTGATAGACGATTGCATGGTTTCGGATCATCCAGATCAGGTTAATTACAAGGAGAGAGACAGCAGCCTGGTTTTGTGCCctgaagaggaaaagaaatatgagaaCCAAGTGGTACTGTTCCCAAGTGGTCATGAGAAAGAGACTGAAACTTTGGGACCATATGATCATGAGTTCGGCGACATTGATGGGGTTTGGTTGGGTTTTGATTACAATATGAGCAATGGTTTGATGGATTCAAATGGGATTCTAACTTTAAACGATAAGGGGAATCCCGATCATCATGATGTCATCGGTACTATTCATCATGATGTTGAGAAGAAAGATAGTACAGGGTTCGTGTGTGCAAACAAGATGGCGATGATGGCGGCTAGTGAGGATCTTGAGAGTGTTAATTACAGTTCAAATGGAGAGAGTGGGGAATGGTATTCCTGCTCTTCAATGGCTTCTGGTTTTGATGATGGGGTTGATAATTGGGAATGGGAGGGTGTTGTACAGGGAAATGGGATATCGGATCAAAATGAGAGTATGTTATCCTGGCTGTGGGAGAGTGATAACTTGGAAGGTGATAGTTCTAACTTGGAAGGTATAGATCCTGACAAACAAGATGCTATGGTGGCTTGGCTCCTATCCTGA
- the LOC121260469 gene encoding uncharacterized protein LOC121260469, with amino-acid sequence MTRALNAKNKLSFVDGSLPTPDSNSPEYKQWNQTKDMVLTWILNSISPSLANSLEYHTNPREVWIDLQSRFSHGNNARLYHLKRELSSLQQNTTSIHEYYNHIKQIWDELSHLQNNTDLKDLQKQVDDERVFQFLLGLNDSFAQLRTQILAMEPLPHITKVFSILFQEEQQRLLHIRPLPTESMAFAAANSGTTRSHLRCTECGKTGHTRDRCWRVIGYPSGRDPRSKPRPYLLGKPPSGLALVANQASFSSDPSPVPGLTPELYQKLLDLLTPTPSSSNFVGPTVDEADWSG; translated from the exons ATGACTCGAGCACTCAACGCCAAGAACAAACTTAGTTTTGTCGATGGCTCTCTTCCCACTCCTGATTCGAACTCTCCTGAATACAAACAATGGAACCAAACCAAGGACATGGTTCTTACCTGGATTTTAAACTCCATTAGTCCATCTCTAGCCAACTCCCTTGAATACCACACCAATCCACGAGAAGTTTGGATTGACCTTCAATCTCGTTTCAGCCACGGCAATAATGCCCGTCTCTATCACCTCAAACGTGAGCTTTCCTCTCTGCAACAAAACACCACCTCTATCCATGAGTATTACAACCATATCAAACAAATATGGGATGAATTAAGCCATCTTCAAAACAACACTGACCTCAAGGATTTGCAAAAACAAGTAGACGATGAACGCGTCTTCCAGTTTCTTCTTGGCCTAAATGATTCTTTTGCCCAACTCAGAACCCAAATCCTAGCTATGGAACCCCTCCCCCACATTACAAAAgttttttctatcttatttcaGGAAGAGCAGCAGCGCCTCCTGCACATCCGCCCACTGCCGACAGAATCCATGGCCTTTGCAGCAGCCAACTCCGGCACCACCCGAAGTCATCTCCGTTGCACTGAATGTGGTAAAACGGGTCACACCCGTGACCGATGCTGGAGAGTTATTGGTTACCCATCAGGCCGCGACCCACGCTCCAAGCCACGCCCATATCTGCTCGGCAAACCACCGTCTGGTTTGGCTCTAGTCGCAAATCAAGCCTCTTTCTCCTCAGACCCTTCGCCAGTACCGGGATTAACGCCGGAGCTCTACCAAAAATTGCTGGACTTGCTCACCCCGACACCCTCTTCCTCCAATTTTGTCG gACCCACAGTCGACGAGGCTGATTGGAGTGGGTGA
- the LOC121260470 gene encoding LOB domain-containing protein 24-like isoform X2 translates to MISGRCAACKYLRRRCPSHCIFSPYFPPNDPQRFACVHRIYGASNVGKMLQQLPPHLRAQTADTLYTEAKCRIQDPVYGCVGIISHLHQQIHIAESQLAKTQAEIAVLNSIAREAQVQEIEADSNFFNDLLPEEISAAGLRSYGYGPRSTQAFRFN, encoded by the exons ATGATCTCTGGTCGTTGTGCAGCTTGCAAATACTTGAGAAGAAGATGCCCTTCACATTGCATTTTCTCTCCCTATTTCCCTCCCAATGATCCTCAAAGATTCGCTTGCGTTCACAGAATCTATGGTGCTAGTAATGTTGGAAAGATGCTCCAG CAACTGCCACCACATCTCCGAGCTCAAACGGCGGATACTTTGTATACGGAAGCAAAATGTCGTATTCAAGACCCTGTTTATGGATGTGTTGGTATCATCTCTCACTTACATCAACAAATACATATTGCAGAAAGCCAGCTAGCTAAAACCCAAGCTGAAATTGCAGTTCTCAATTCCATTGCGCGTGAAGCCCAGGTTCAGGAAATTGAAGCCGATTCCAACTTCTTCAACGATTTATTGCCGGAAGAGATCAGTGCTGCTGGCCTGAGGTCCTATGGCTATGGCCCTCGTTCCACTCAAGCTTTTAGGTTTAATTAA
- the LOC121260470 gene encoding LOB domain-containing protein 24-like isoform X1 — MVVFLRLRTKLEGICLNGGFIYACKYLRRRCPSHCIFSPYFPPNDPQRFACVHRIYGASNVGKMLQQLPPHLRAQTADTLYTEAKCRIQDPVYGCVGIISHLHQQIHIAESQLAKTQAEIAVLNSIAREAQVQEIEADSNFFNDLLPEEISAAGLRSYGYGPRSTQAFRFN, encoded by the exons ATGGTGGTCTTCCTGCGGTTGAGAACAAAGTTGGAAGGAATTTGTTTGAATGGAGGATTCATATATG CTTGCAAATACTTGAGAAGAAGATGCCCTTCACATTGCATTTTCTCTCCCTATTTCCCTCCCAATGATCCTCAAAGATTCGCTTGCGTTCACAGAATCTATGGTGCTAGTAATGTTGGAAAGATGCTCCAG CAACTGCCACCACATCTCCGAGCTCAAACGGCGGATACTTTGTATACGGAAGCAAAATGTCGTATTCAAGACCCTGTTTATGGATGTGTTGGTATCATCTCTCACTTACATCAACAAATACATATTGCAGAAAGCCAGCTAGCTAAAACCCAAGCTGAAATTGCAGTTCTCAATTCCATTGCGCGTGAAGCCCAGGTTCAGGAAATTGAAGCCGATTCCAACTTCTTCAACGATTTATTGCCGGAAGAGATCAGTGCTGCTGGCCTGAGGTCCTATGGCTATGGCCCTCGTTCCACTCAAGCTTTTAGGTTTAATTAA
- the LOC121260471 gene encoding transcription initiation factor TFIID subunit 13-like, with the protein MITSSGGASSKSKAGSLQPSETSFKRKRGFFQKELQHMMYGFGDDPNPLLESVALVEDIVLECITDLVNKAQDIKSKRGKLSVEGFLYLIRKDLPKLNWCTELLSMNEELKQARKVFESDEEKLRKVLEADEETRWICVVVLFYLHLFILSGMVRFYGKSRPQ; encoded by the exons ATGATCACTAGTTCCGGGGGAGCCTCCTCGAAGTCGAAGGCTGGGTCGTTGCAGCCCTCGGAAACTTCGTTTAAGCGCAAACGAGGATTCTTTCAGAAAGAAT TGCAGCATATGATGTATGGTTTTGGAGATGACCCAAAT CCGCTTCTAGAGAGTGTGGCACTTGTGGAGGACATTGTTTTGGAGTGTATCACCGACCTG GTAAATAAAGCCCAAGATATTAAATCAAAGAGGGGGAAGCTATCAGTTGAAGGTTTCCTGTATCTGATACGCAAG GACTTGCCAAAACTTAACTGGTGTACAGAGTTGCTTTCTATGAATGAGGAGCTGAAACAAGCCAGGAAGGTTTTTGAGTCAGATGAGGAGAAGTTGAGGAAGGTTTTAGAGGCAGATGAAGAAACTAGATGGATTTGTGTGGTGGTTTTATTCTACTTGCATCTGTTCATACTTTCTGGTATGGTAAGATTTTATGGTAAGAGTAGACCCCAGTAA
- the LOC121260468 gene encoding dnaJ protein ERDJ3B — MAHRRTKLLFLLCALCYAVAAIAGKSYYDILQVQRGASDDQIKRAYRKLALKYHPDKNQGNEEANKRFAEINNAYEVLSDNEKRNIYDKYGEEGLKQHAASGGGRGGGGMNIQDIFSQFFGGGQAEDEEEKVVKGDDVIVDLDASLEDLYMGGSLKVWREKNILKPAPGKRRCNCRNEVYHKQIGPGMFQQMTEQVCEQCPNVKYVREGYFVTVDIEKGMQDGQEVVFYEDGEPTIDGEAGDLRFRIRTAPHGRFRREGNDLHTTVTITLVQALVGFEKSIKHLDDHLVDISTKGITKPKEVRKLKGEGMPLHFSTKKGDLYVTFEVLFPTSLKEDQKTKIKEVLG; from the exons ATGGCGCATCGAAGGACAAAGCTCTTGTTCCTCCTTTGCGCTCTGTGCTACGCTGTCGCCGCCATTGCAGG GAAGAGCTACTATGATATACTGCAAGTGCAGCGTGGTGCCTCGGACGACCAGATCAAGAGGGCGTATAGAAAGCTCGCGTTGAAGTACCATCCCGACAAGAACCAGGGAAATGAGGAGGCTAATAAGCGATTCGCCGAAATTAACAACG cATACGAAGTGTTGTCGGATAACGAGAAGAGGAATATATACGATAAGTATGGGGAAGAGGGGCTGAAACAACATGCAGCTAGTGGGGGAGGCAGAGGTGGCGGTGGAATGAACATCCAAGATATTTTTAGCCA GTTTTTTGGTGGGGGCCAAgcggaggatgaagaagaaaaagttgttAAAGGTGATGATGTGATTGTTGACTTGGATGCAAGTTTGGAAGATTTATATATGGGAGGATCATTGAAG GTTTGGAGGGAGAAAAACATTTTAAAGCCAGCCCCAGGCAAGAGACGCTGTAACTGTAGAAATGAGGTATATCACAAGCAAATTGGTCCAGGGATGTTCCAACAGATGACTGAGCAG GTCTGTGAACAGTGCCCAAATGTCAAATATGTACGCGAGGGATATTTTGTCACCGTTGACATTGAGAAAGGGATGCAGGATGGGCAA GAGGTTGTTTTCTATGAAGATGGTGAGCCTACAATAGATGGAGAAGCTGGAGATTTAAGG TTTCGCATCCGCACAGCCCCCCATGGTCGCTTCAGAAGAGAAGGCAATGACTTGCACACAACTGTCACCATAACACTG GTTCAAGCTCTAGTTGGTTTTGAGAAGAGCATCAAACATCTCGATGACCATTTGGTTGACATCAGTACAAAG GGAATTACTAAGCCCAAGGAAGTGAGAAAGTTAAAAGGGGAGGGGATGCCGTTGCATTTTAGCACAAAGAAAGGTGATCTTTACGTAACATTTGAGGTTTTATTCCCAACATCTCTAAAAGAGGACCAGAAGACGAAGATCAAAGAAGTTCTTGGTTAG